From Hymenobacter sediminicola:
TTATGAGCATTCTAGGCACTCAGGAGACAGCACAGCGCATTGAAGGTGCTGTAGCGACTCTGGCGCAGCCGGCTGCTTAGCACGCAACACCAAAAAATTCCGGGATACCTTATCCGACATCGGGGCCGCTTCGTAGTGTGATGCTAGGAGCGGCCCTTCTGTTGGGAGCGGCTCTGTTACTCTACGCTTTACCGCCCCCGTTATGGCCAAGAAACCCGTCAGCCCGAAAAAGAAGAAAAACGACCCTGAGAAAAAGGCCCGTGTGCACAAGGAGCTGGAAGGGTTTGAGATTAAGGTAAACCCCTTAGGAGAAATCACCTCTAACTACTCTATTGAGGATATTAACACGTTTCTCAACCGCCATGTGCGCGATAAGAAACTGGTGAACCGCGACGGGCAGTTTGGTGAGAAGCCCGAGGATGACGAAGACTTTCCTCTGGAAGATGGCGCGGCAGAGCCGGAAGAGTCGGAAGATGAGTTTATGCGCCGCACCAGCCGCGAAACCAGCCGAAAAAACGCAAAAAATGAACCCGATCCGGCAGTGGAAGCAGCAGATACGCGGACAGAACTGCCGGAGGAATAAGCCACAGCTAACCGCTGTTTTTCTCTTCTCACATCAACACATTCAACGTTCCCGATGCCTAATGGCGTCGGGAACGTTGTTTTTTGCTCGCTGCCAGTGCGGCAGAGTAAGCCAAAGCATACGCGCATAGGCAGCTGGAAGGCACGCCACAATAACAGCAGTTTCACTATACTTGAGGCACATTTTCATCTGCAACGCTCCTCTATATGGCCATGAATTCGCACGACGTAGACTACAAGATTCTGGGCACCGATATTCAGGTGCTGGAAGTAGAGCTGGACCCCAATGAAACCGTTATTGCCGAGGCCGGTGCCATGGTGTACATGGACGAGGCCATTGCCTTCGAAACCAAAATGGGCGACGGCTCGGAGCCGGACCAGGGTTTCATGGGCAAGTTGTTTTCGGCCGGTACGCGTCTGCTTACGGGCGAGTCGCTGTTTATGACGCACTTCACGCATCGGGGCGGCTATGGCAAGAGCCGGGTTGCGTTTTCAGCCCCTTACCCGGGCACTATCATTCCCATAGATCTGGGCACGATGCCGCAGGGCCTGATTGTGCAGAAGGATGGGTTTCTGGCCGCCGCACGAGGCACCAGAATGAGCATCCACCTCAATCAGAAGCTGGGGGCTGGCTTCTTCGGAGGTGAAGGCTTTATTCTACAGAAGCTAACCGGCGACGGGAAAGCCTTTATTCATGCCGGCGGCACCATCATCGAGAAACGCCTCAACAACGAGTTGCTCCGCGTGGATACGGGCTGTGTGGTAGCCTTCGAGCCGGGCATCGACTTCAGCGTGGCGCGGGCTGGCGGCCTCAAATCCATGATTTTTGGCGGCGAAGGCCTGCTGTTAGCCACCCTGCGCGGCACAGGCCGCGTGTGGCTGCAGTCTATGCCAATCAAAAAGCTGATTCAGGCATTGGCTCCTTCCGGCGGCAATGCGCAGAAGGAAAGCGGTGGTGTGCTGGGCAAAATGGTAGGCGGGATTTTGGATCAATAGCCGCCTACTGCCTCAGGCTATCGGCTGACGAGGGAGTTAGCCGGTAGCTTGCGGCCACCATCATTGCCCGACGCCGAAACCGTATCGGAGTTGCCTAACTGCGCGGCAATAATTCCCAGGCTAACCAGCAAGCCTAATATCAATAAGCCAAGGAAACCGAGCATGGAGCGGTTACTCAGTAGAGGGGCTTCTTCAGAAAAACGGCGGCGTTTCCGGCGGGAAACGTAGGGGCGGCTGGCAGAGGTGGCTACGGCGGACACGGAGGGAACGGTTGGGCTATAACGAATCCTCTAATATATAGCTTGTTTTATCTAAACACCGAATGTTGCTGAAAATTTGCTTAATTATTCAATAACCTAAGAAAGGTTTATCCGTAGGCGCCCAATCTCTGATTTCAGATAATTTGCGGCCATTAGGTAGGCAGCCTTCTGTTCAGACAGTACTCAGAATGTCATCCAGCAGGTCGCGGGAGTTGCTGAGGCGCGGCACCTTATGCTGTCCCCCTAGCTTGCCGCGGCGGGCCAGCCAACGCTCAAATAAGCCGGGAGCAGCTACTGTAAGGGTTGGTGGGGCGAGAGCCATGTCGCGGTGGCGCTTGGCATCGTAGTCGGAATTGAGCTGACGCAGAGTGTGGTCTAAAACGGCAGCAAAATGTGCGGTGTCGTGAGGGGGCTGCGTGAATTCGATAAGCCACTGATGGCCACCACGAGAACCATCTGACGCCCCAGCAAAGTAAATGGGGGCCGCTGTGAAGTCACGGACCGTAGTGGCCGTGGCACGACAGGCTGCTGCAATGGCTGCTTCAGCATTTTCAATCACCACCTCTTCTCCGAAAGCATTTAGAAAATGCTTAGTCCGCCCCGAAATACGGATGCGGTATGGTTTCAGACTGGTGAAGCGCACCGTATCCCCGATTTTGTAGCGCCAGAGGCCTGCATTGGTGCTGATGACCAGAGCGTAGCTTTTGCCCAATTCTACAGCCTCCAGCGGCACCGCCTGCGGTTCAGATGCATCCCACTGGTCGGCAGGCAGAAACTCGTAGTAGATGCCGTGGTTGAGCAGCAGCAACAGGTCCTCCGAATCCGGCTCGTCTTGTAAGGCTATGTACCCTTCCGAGGCGTTGTACACCTCCAGATAGTGCATCTGCGGGTTAGGAATAAGTTGCCGGAACAGTTCCCGGTAGGGCCCGAACGCCACTGCTCCGTGCAGAAACAGCCGCAGGTTGGGCCACACCTCCGTGATAGTATTTGCGCCGGCCAGCTCTGTTACGCGGCGCAGCAGCACTATCATCCAAGTAGGCACGCCAGCCAGGGCACGCACATCCTGGTGCTGCACGTGGCGGGCAATTCGCTCGATCTTCTCCTCCCACTCATCCAGTAGCGCCAGTTCTAGCGGCGGCGTCCGGATGTGTTCGGCCCAGGCCGGCAGGTTCTGCATAATCACGGCCGATACGTCGCCGGCGCGGGACAGGGCATCATCGGGGCGCAGGGGATTGGGGGTGTGCGTGCCGCCAAGTGAGAGGGTTTTGCCACCCAGCAGTTGCGCTTCAGGGTAATGGAATGTGGAAAGCGCCACCATGTCGCGGCCGGCGCGGTAGTGGCACTCATGTAGCGCTTCGCGCGTGACGGGAATGTATTTGCTGCGGGCGTTGGTGGTACCACTGCTTTTGGCAAACCACTGCACCTGTCCGGGCCAGAGCACATCGGCCTCGCCGCGCATTACCCGCTCCAGGTCGGGTACTAGCTCTTCGTAGGCACTAACCGGTACCCGCTCGGCAAACTCTTGGCCGCGCAACGCATCAGCAAACCCGTAGCGGCGGCCCCATTCCGTGGCACGTGCCGTGTGCAGCAACTCCCGCAACACCTGTTGTTGCACTTCGTGCGGATGGTCGCGGAAGTGGTAGATGCTGCGCAGGCGCCGCTGCGCCCCCCAGGACAGAACAGCAGATTGGGCGGAGGAAAGAAACGTCACAGAGAAGACAAAGCGAGCAGAAAAAACCGGAGTGCGTTTAACGCAGCGAAGAAAGGGAAGTTAGCGCACTACTGCGCGGGCCCGCTCTATATCTTCCGTTTCAGCTCGAAATGCTTACCCAGATACACGCGCCGCACCATTTCGTCGGCGGCCAGTTCTTCAGCGGTGCCGGCTTTCAGCAGTTTGCCCTCGAAAAGCAGATAGGCCCGGTCCACGATGCTGAGCGTCTCGTTCACGTTGTGGTCGGTGATGAGGATGCCGATGTTCTTGTGCTTGAGCTTGGCCACAATGCCCTGGATTTCCTCTACAGCAATAGGGTCGACGCCCGCGAAAGGCTCATCGAGCAGCACGAATTTGGGGTCCACGGCCAGGGCGCGGGCTATTTCGGTGCGCCGCCGCTCGCCGCCGCTCAGCACCTTGCCCAGGTTCTTGCGCACATGCGTCAGGCTGAACTCATTGAGCAGTTCCTCTACTTTGTCTAGTTGGGCCTGGCGGGGCATTTTGGTCATTTCGAGCACCGACAGGATGTTCTCTTCCACGCTCAGGTCGCGGAACACGCTGGCCTCCTGGGCGAGGTAGCCGATGCCAAGGCGGGCCCGCTGGTAGATGGGCAGCCGGGTGATGTCCCGGTCGTCGAGGAATATCTTGCCCTCATTGGGCTTCACCATGCCCACGGTCATGTAGAAGGACGTGGTTTTGCCGG
This genomic window contains:
- a CDS encoding TIGR00266 family protein encodes the protein MNSHDVDYKILGTDIQVLEVELDPNETVIAEAGAMVYMDEAIAFETKMGDGSEPDQGFMGKLFSAGTRLLTGESLFMTHFTHRGGYGKSRVAFSAPYPGTIIPIDLGTMPQGLIVQKDGFLAAARGTRMSIHLNQKLGAGFFGGEGFILQKLTGDGKAFIHAGGTIIEKRLNNELLRVDTGCVVAFEPGIDFSVARAGGLKSMIFGGEGLLLATLRGTGRVWLQSMPIKKLIQALAPSGGNAQKESGGVLGKMVGGILDQ
- a CDS encoding GH3 auxin-responsive promoter family protein; protein product: MTFLSSAQSAVLSWGAQRRLRSIYHFRDHPHEVQQQVLRELLHTARATEWGRRYGFADALRGQEFAERVPVSAYEELVPDLERVMRGEADVLWPGQVQWFAKSSGTTNARSKYIPVTREALHECHYRAGRDMVALSTFHYPEAQLLGGKTLSLGGTHTPNPLRPDDALSRAGDVSAVIMQNLPAWAEHIRTPPLELALLDEWEEKIERIARHVQHQDVRALAGVPTWMIVLLRRVTELAGANTITEVWPNLRLFLHGAVAFGPYRELFRQLIPNPQMHYLEVYNASEGYIALQDEPDSEDLLLLLNHGIYYEFLPADQWDASEPQAVPLEAVELGKSYALVISTNAGLWRYKIGDTVRFTSLKPYRIRISGRTKHFLNAFGEEVVIENAEAAIAAACRATATTVRDFTAAPIYFAGASDGSRGGHQWLIEFTQPPHDTAHFAAVLDHTLRQLNSDYDAKRHRDMALAPPTLTVAAPGLFERWLARRGKLGGQHKVPRLSNSRDLLDDILSTV
- the lptB gene encoding LPS export ABC transporter ATP-binding protein, whose translation is MILRAEHLVKKYKARTVVNDMSLHVEQGEIVGLLGPNGAGKTTSFYMTVGMVKPNEGKIFLDDRDITRLPIYQRARLGIGYLAQEASVFRDLSVEENILSVLEMTKMPRQAQLDKVEELLNEFSLTHVRKNLGKVLSGGERRRTEIARALAVDPKFVLLDEPFAGVDPIAVEEIQGIVAKLKHKNIGILITDHNVNETLSIVDRAYLLFEGKLLKAGTAEELAADEMVRRVYLGKHFELKRKI